A region from the Caloenas nicobarica isolate bCalNic1 unplaced genomic scaffold, bCalNic1.hap1 Scaffold_1677, whole genome shotgun sequence genome encodes:
- the LOC136002719 gene encoding LOW QUALITY PROTEIN: pro-opiomelanocortin A-like (The sequence of the model RefSeq protein was modified relative to this genomic sequence to represent the inferred CDS: deleted 1 base in 1 codon), with the protein MRSASLGGIKSRRVQRLSGRCSRGEGDGGRAAAVGLPPHPQFLHGSRTQSPSRSPGSPAAMPSVLWGSLPVLLGLLLWHPTGATGPCWESSRCQDLTSDAGVLACVAACRADLSAEAPVYPGNGHLQPLSESIRKYVMSHFRWNKFGRRNSSSGGGHKREEAAGGNPPPASLPAAPPPHREEEEEGTGLEREEGKRSYSMEHFRWGKPVGRKRRPIKVYPNGVEEESAESYPMEFRRELALGGTGALPGEEEEEEEEESQEEEEEKKAGGSYRMSHFRWHAPLKDKRYGGFMTSEHGQTPLVTLFKNAIVKSAYKKGQ; encoded by the exons ATGCGATCGGCGTCGTTGGGGGGTATAAAAAGCCGGCGGGTCCAGCGGTTGAGTGGCAGATGCTCTCGGGGAGAAGGGGACGGAGGACGCGCGGCGGCCGTCGGGCTCCCACCCCACCCACAG TTCCTGCACGGATCCCGGACCCAAAGCCCCTCGCGT TCCCCCGGGAGCCCAGCGGCGATGCCGAGcgtgctgtggggcagcctgcccgtgctgctggggctgctgctctggcacccCACTGGTGCCACTGGTCCgtgctgggagagcagcaggtgCCAGGACCTCACCAGTGACGCCGGCGTTCTG GCGTGCGTGGCGGCGTGCCGAGCCGATCTGTCGGCCGAGGCTCCCGTCTACCCGGGGAACGGGCACCTCCAGCCCCTCTCCGAGAGCATCCGCAAGTACGTCATGAGCCATTTTCGCTGGAACAAGTTCGGCCGGAGGAACAGCAGCAGCGGCGGGGGCCACAAacgggaggaggcggcgggggggaaCCCACCCCCGGCATcgctgcccgccgccccgccgccccaccgcgaggaggaggaggagggaacgGGGCTGGAGCGGGAGGAAGGCAAACGCTCGTACTCCATGGAGCACTTTCGCTGGGGCAAGCCGGTGGGACGCAAGAGGAGACCCATCAAGGTCTATCCCAACGGAGTGGAGGAGGAGTCGGCTGAGAGCTACCCCATGGAGTTCAGGAGGGAGCTGGCGCTCGGCGGCACCGGGGCACTGCctggcgaggaggaggaggaggaggaggaggaaagccaggaggaagaggaggagaagaaggcCGGCGGGTCCTACCGCATGAGCCATTTCCGTTGGCACGCGCCCTTGAAGGACAAGCGCTACGGGGGCTTCATGACCTCGGAACACGGCCAGACCCCGCTAGTGACTCTCTTC